The Candidatus Rokuibacteriota bacterium genome has a window encoding:
- a CDS encoding TAXI family TRAP transporter solute-binding subunit has product MKTRGWVVVAVSVTLVLLALAAPDSGAQPRPPGSIVFSGYEVGTSTYSQVQAVGNAINAQYGTAVRTLPFGDAVGRLLATKLGKAQFAVSAVDWHLAFEGLYDFSALSWGPQGLDLVWQTQPTALVTMAATKKSGIKTPYDAKGKRVAQIAGSPALNLAIQGWLAFGNLTLNDVKVVTFSGYTQSITGLINGTCDVGFGFGTTPQYNDLDASPQGLVWVQLPFSDTGGWERMLKVAPHLQKFTATSAESAVGVTAANPVQGSTFVSPVIVGYSGAVPDELAYFYVKAIDELYSRYKDSFHVLKYWTLKESLVPQGFAPYHPGVVRYLKEKGIWNASFQKFQDGMLKRRQILQEAWDRTVAEGTQKGLPSGQIKESWLKTRQAALAAQQPTHPSMWWQP; this is encoded by the coding sequence ATGAAGACGAGAGGCTGGGTTGTCGTCGCCGTCTCGGTGACCCTGGTCCTGCTGGCTCTCGCGGCACCTGACTCCGGCGCGCAGCCGAGACCGCCGGGGTCGATCGTCTTCTCAGGCTACGAGGTCGGCACCAGCACGTACTCGCAGGTCCAGGCGGTGGGCAACGCCATCAACGCCCAGTACGGCACCGCCGTCCGGACGCTGCCCTTCGGGGATGCGGTGGGCCGGCTCCTGGCGACCAAGCTCGGCAAGGCCCAGTTCGCGGTCTCCGCCGTGGACTGGCACCTGGCCTTCGAGGGCTTGTACGATTTCTCGGCGCTCTCGTGGGGACCGCAGGGGCTCGACCTCGTCTGGCAGACGCAGCCCACGGCCCTGGTCACCATGGCGGCCACGAAGAAATCTGGGATCAAGACGCCGTACGACGCCAAGGGCAAGCGGGTCGCGCAGATCGCCGGCTCGCCGGCGCTGAACCTCGCCATCCAGGGGTGGCTGGCCTTCGGCAACCTCACGTTGAACGACGTGAAGGTCGTGACCTTCTCCGGCTATACCCAGAGCATCACCGGTCTCATCAACGGGACCTGCGATGTCGGCTTCGGGTTCGGCACCACCCCTCAGTACAATGACCTCGACGCCTCCCCGCAGGGACTGGTCTGGGTGCAGCTTCCGTTCTCCGACACCGGTGGATGGGAGCGCATGTTGAAGGTCGCTCCTCACCTGCAGAAGTTCACCGCCACCAGCGCGGAGTCGGCAGTCGGCGTGACCGCCGCCAACCCCGTGCAGGGCTCGACGTTCGTCAGCCCGGTCATCGTCGGCTACTCGGGCGCGGTCCCGGACGAGCTGGCCTACTTCTACGTCAAGGCGATCGACGAGCTGTATTCCAGGTACAAGGATTCCTTCCACGTCCTGAAGTACTGGACCCTGAAGGAGTCTCTCGTGCCCCAGGGCTTTGCGCCGTATCACCCCGGCGTCGTCAGGTACCTCAAGGAGAAGGGCATCTGGAATGCCAGCTTCCAGAAATTCCAGGACGGCATGCTGAAGAGGCGCCAGATCCTCCAGGAAGCCTGGGACAGGACCGTCGCCGAAGGAACCCAGAAGGGCCTGCCCAGCGGGCAGATCAAGGAGAGCTGGCTGAAGACCCGCCAGGCCGCGCTGGCGGCGCAGCAGCCGACGCATCCGTCGATGTGGTGGCAGCCCTAG